In one Anaerohalosphaeraceae bacterium genomic region, the following are encoded:
- a CDS encoding NTP transferase domain-containing protein yields the protein MTVQITAIIPAAGQGQRWNRAFGTLKQLVPVDKSRQPLLLRTIQMLRDRGVGSIYVLTKDPEIEKTAAEVAEILPPSADRYLSDTMLSSRSLWSEKTIVLLGDVYFSSFCIDSILRNGPEYCFWGVGHGSEVCRKNFRRPELFAFSFSDSAHSEVEKNLKINSLLAELRGKGRMFWRVFGCGWELFGPFFRQNYSPKPSHWFRDRGFRGNDFWRVYRCWQRKQPVYAYQYGKLWGLYRLLGNVDPFGGLDYTWPQDQSGHFVQVEDQTQDIDSPEDFQRLCQLWNGTAQGTNRIEETLTG from the coding sequence ATGACGGTTCAAATAACAGCGATTATACCAGCGGCCGGACAGGGACAGCGGTGGAATCGTGCCTTTGGTACGCTGAAGCAGCTGGTTCCGGTCGATAAAAGCCGGCAGCCCCTTTTGCTTCGGACGATTCAGATGCTCCGGGACAGGGGGGTAGGGTCTATCTATGTCCTGACAAAAGACCCGGAGATTGAGAAGACGGCGGCGGAAGTTGCGGAGATTCTCCCGCCGTCTGCGGACCGGTATTTGAGTGATACGATGCTTTCTTCTCGTTCGCTTTGGTCTGAAAAGACGATAGTTTTACTCGGCGACGTCTATTTCAGTTCTTTCTGCATCGATTCGATTCTTCGAAACGGTCCGGAGTATTGCTTTTGGGGGGTTGGGCACGGCTCAGAGGTGTGCCGGAAGAATTTCAGGCGTCCGGAATTATTTGCCTTTTCTTTTTCGGATTCGGCCCATTCAGAAGTGGAGAAAAATCTAAAGATCAATTCGCTGCTGGCGGAGCTGCGGGGCAAAGGCCGGATGTTTTGGCGGGTCTTCGGGTGCGGCTGGGAACTATTTGGGCCGTTTTTTCGGCAGAATTATTCTCCCAAGCCCTCTCATTGGTTTCGAGATAGGGGATTTCGAGGCAATGATTTCTGGAGGGTGTACCGCTGTTGGCAGCGGAAGCAGCCGGTCTATGCGTATCAATACGGCAAATTGTGGGGGCTGTATCGGCTGCTGGGGAATGTAGATCCATTCGGCGGGCTGGATTATACATGGCCGCAGGACCAATCCGGACATTTTGTTCAGGTGGAGGATCAGACGCAGGATATTGACAGTCCGGAGGATTTTCAGCGGCTCTGTCAGCTGTGGAATGGGACGGCTCAGGGGACGAATCGAATTGAAGAAACGTTAACAGGGTGA
- a CDS encoding glycosyltransferase family A protein, with translation MPRVSVIIPTYNRKVLVQEAVESVCRQTFRDFEILVIDDGSTDGTAQEIVAIKDNRIRYFRKENGGVSSARNLGLREAKGAYIAFLDSDDLYVPDYLETMVSSLEKAPEYGVAYASVTMEHPDGSRQERMNDKYAYSGWIVRSLFSRFFVYCQAGLIRRELLDGFFFDETLELAEDQDFFLRLSTRTPFLFVPQTFVIRRTQTESLSRQGGKGRVHLDNLKVPERFYFEYGGSDWIPRRQAMRILSRKYRKTGFKLLQESRKTEGLQCLKKAIQYNKWSLLSVMLGRLRFRTSLFGLF, from the coding sequence ATGCCGAGGGTCAGTGTAATCATTCCTACCTACAACCGCAAGGTACTGGTGCAGGAGGCCGTCGAAAGTGTCTGCCGACAAACCTTCCGCGACTTTGAAATTCTGGTGATTGATGATGGCTCGACGGATGGAACAGCACAGGAGATTGTTGCTATAAAGGATAATCGGATACGGTATTTCCGGAAAGAAAACGGCGGGGTTTCTTCGGCAAGAAATCTGGGTTTACGAGAAGCAAAGGGGGCGTATATCGCTTTTCTGGATTCGGATGATTTGTATGTGCCGGACTATCTGGAAACAATGGTTTCGTCGCTGGAGAAAGCGCCGGAATACGGGGTTGCGTATGCTTCCGTCACGATGGAGCATCCGGACGGCAGCCGGCAGGAGCGAATGAATGACAAATATGCTTATTCCGGATGGATTGTGCGTTCTTTGTTTTCCCGTTTTTTTGTGTATTGCCAGGCCGGTTTGATTCGCCGGGAACTGCTGGACGGGTTCTTTTTTGATGAGACGCTGGAGCTGGCAGAGGACCAGGATTTTTTCCTGCGACTGTCCACTCGAACCCCGTTTTTGTTTGTCCCGCAAACATTCGTAATTCGGCGCACGCAGACAGAGAGTTTGAGCCGACAAGGCGGGAAAGGCAGGGTTCATCTGGATAATCTGAAGGTACCGGAGCGGTTTTATTTTGAATACGGCGGGTCTGACTGGATTCCCCGCAGGCAGGCGATGCGGATTTTATCGCGGAAATACCGAAAGACGGGATTCAAACTTCTGCAGGAGAGCAGAAAGACAGAAGGGCTCCAGTGTTTGAAAAAGGCGATTCAATATAACAAATGGTCATTGTTATCTGTTATGCTGGGGCGTTTGCGGTTTAGGACTTCTCTGTTTGGTCTTTTTTAG